TCACGCAGGGCGTCCATCGTCTGGATCAGCGCCTCGTAGGGGATGTCCGGATCCGCCGCGACGATGACCTTCGTCTCCTGCGGGAAGGCGGCCTTGAGCTTCACCATCTGCGCGTTCAGCGCGGCGAAGTCCTGCGTGCCGTCCGCGCGCAGCGGCAGCGTGGGCGCCCCGCCCTCCGTGACGGGGATCTCCGCGCTGTCGCCCCGGACGATGAGCCCCTTCTGGGAGATGAGCACGGACAGGTTCAGCTTGCGCGCGTCCGCGTCGCCACCCGCCCCCGCGGCGGCGCCGTAGCTGGGCGCGTTCACGTTGAGCGCGCCAAAGGCGGTGAGGCCCGTGATCGACAGCAGCATGAAGATGATGAGGTTCATGAGGATGTCGAGGTACGGGACGATGTTCAGCTCGCCCGCCTCCTCCTCTTCCCTCGGCTTCAGCTTTCGGCGCGAATAGTGGAACGCCATGGCGTGTCCGTGGCCCGTGCTTCCGGGCGGCTCAGGAAGCGGCGCGGACGTCGGAGTCCGAAGGGACGACTTCCAGCGAGCCCCGGCGCGACAGGAGGTTCTCCAGCTTCAGCGCGTTGAGCTCCACCAGCTCCACCATGTTCTTGGCGTAGTTGCTGAAGAACAGGTGCGCCACGATGCAGAGCACCGCGATGGAGAGCCCGAAGCCCGTGTTGTACATGGCCTCCGAGATGCCGTTGGAGAGCAGCGCCTGCTTCTGCTCCGCCGGCACGTTGCCCAGCGCGCGGAAGGTGCCGATGAGGCCCACGATGGTGCCGACCAGGCCCACCAGCGTCGCGATGTTCGCGAGCGACCACAGCCACTGCACCCGGCGTGAGACGTGCGGCGTGTACTCCGCCATCGCCTCCTCCACCGCCTTGGCCACTTCCAGCTCACCCCGGTTCGCGTTGATGAGCCCCGCGCGGATGACGCGGGCCAGGGGCGAGCGCGGCGCCATGCCGCAGAACTTCACCGCGCGGTCCAGGTTGCCGCTGCGGACCATCTTGTGGACCTGCTCGATGAACGCCGTCGCGTTGAGGCGGTAGCGGAAGAGCAGCGTCACCGCGCGCTCACCAATCACCGCCAGCGAG
This DNA window, taken from Corallococcus coralloides DSM 2259, encodes the following:
- a CDS encoding ExbD/TolR family protein translates to MAFHYSRRKLKPREEEEAGELNIVPYLDILMNLIIFMLLSITGLTAFGALNVNAPSYGAAAGAGGDADARKLNLSVLISQKGLIVRGDSAEIPVTEGGAPTLPLRADGTQDFAALNAQMVKLKAAFPQETKVIVAADPDIPYEALIQTMDALRETTGTVAERKLLFPDVTLGVL
- a CDS encoding MotA/TolQ/ExbB proton channel family protein; the protein is MIPSVSELLRVVVAEAAPAAAGHASSGGLGDFIVGAFKAGGPFMFVNLFWLAASLAVIGERAVTLLFRYRLNATAFIEQVHKMVRSGNLDRAVKFCGMAPRSPLARVIRAGLINANRGELEVAKAVEEAMAEYTPHVSRRVQWLWSLANIATLVGLVGTIVGLIGTFRALGNVPAEQKQALLSNGISEAMYNTGFGLSIAVLCIVAHLFFSNYAKNMVELVELNALKLENLLSRRGSLEVVPSDSDVRAAS